GAGTATTAAAGGAAAAATACCAAAGATGTACAAAAAGACAGATAAAGAATTATAGCAATCTTAGTTAAGTTAAGCTTTTTATTATATTCTAATTTGAGAGGCTGATTGTTACATTACTCTAAAAACACAGCACAGGCCCCCACAGGCTCCCACCACTTCAAGAAAGGGGTGAATAAAGGAAGTACTGGCAGCATTTTAcatgcaaatgtttttaattatCTAAAGTTTTTGCTTACTTTTCATATACTTGCCATCACACCCTATATTTCCTTCTCATTATATTGTAAATTACCTCTGCTATTTATCCAATAAAATATTCTGCCCTGCAGCTGAGCAGCAGGAAATCATCTTAATTTTGTTTGCTCAGTTTCAGGAACCCATTCCCTCATATTACAAGTATTCCTGGAGGAACGCTAACTACTTTACATCTCTGCCATCCTTTTATTCTCTCCAAAGATAAAGAGCTATTGATTGTTCATAGAAATGTCAAGGTCTTTTCAATGTGCTTCAGTCAACccttaatacaaaaaaaagtctGCATTCCTCATATCTTAGATGATATTCACCTTGTTATGGTAGCAAATGCCATTTATCAGGTGTTTCATACTTTGGTATTTGCCAGAAAAAGGTGTACATACAAAATGCAGAACCTGAACTGAGATAGGTTATCTGACTGTGAAGTCCTGTTTATGTCTTGGCTGACCAGATGGAATATCTTTGCAGATTAAGGCAATCTTACCGATGAGGCAGGGCGCTCATGACTGTAAGGTGATATAACACAGCTGTCAGACCGACTGCATAAATGCTCAACCAGCTCGCATTAAATTTACTTGGCCACATTTAATGAGTTGTAAGGAAAAGTCAAATCCTGTTGGGATAGAAAAGGTTCTCTGGAGAGACTGAAAAAAACCCAGATCTGGGTTGATGAATAGGTGTTTATTACCCCAAGGGTATGCTCCTCCAGATGTGCAGGGTATAACATATCCCAGAATTCTCATatgtcagaaaaaggaaaaaaaatcagcagtACTCACACATTCTCATTTACAGTACAGAGTGGACATGCCTTCATTTCAAATCATTGAACAAAACGAACAGAAAAGGTTTCAATCTCACCTCAACATTGAATTGCTATTTATTTTGAGGCATCAGTAATTCCACATAATATTGACTCTGACACGCAGGTTTACCTGCAGCACACTTGAAATACTGTTGGCTGACAGCAGGCTTGGTAGTACGTGCACTACATTTAAAACGCTGAGTGTGTAAAGTTGCATACTTCTCCTTCTCAGTGGTTACCACATAAGCCTTCCAGCCTGTCCCTTGGTGAATTGAGAAACAAGCACAATGCAAAATTCCTTTCATATACAGTCATGGACACCAATTGTGCATTTAACTGAGTTAACACAGCAAAACTGGCAAGGCATTGAATTTTATTTCAAGGTTTCTCTATATTTCCACAGCTTCAACTCTCATGTATTTTGTAGTTTAGGTGGGAATTATCATCCAGTAAAACTATGGTGGTTGTGTTTGGTACAGGGCTCATTGGTGTGGGATTGTGTGCATGAAAACAATAAAGCTCTAAAGATATTTGTGTAGATGTCTATAAACTAGGAGTGTTGCATTGATATGTGTGTGAATGGGTGAACAGGTTCACACACTGATCTGAGGCTCTTGTATCTGAGCTGCAGAGACATTTCATGTCCAACTACAGCCTCATCATGGTTTCTAGAGAAGTCAAAGGACAACCTGCAACAAGTATCAATTTTGCTTCCATGAAAATAATCAATATGCGTTAGCAAGAATCACTTACACtcttgagacaaaagtgtaagtgtgtctgtttttgtcagcagctgttTTTAAGCTCCAGAATGGACTCTAAAGGATAAATTGCCTCATGGCTTCGCAGTGACTTTAGCAACAGAGAATTTTAAGGAGATCACCATGGTAAAAATTAGTTTATCTCCCTTTCATGTAATCGTTCATTAAAAACACAGTTGTTCACATTTTATTGGGCTCCAAACAGTGCATCCATGAGAGCACACACTTAAAAGGCCTTAACGCCGTCATCTTCTGGTTTCCATCCATCGAGGTGGGGCGGACTGTTATGTACTTGGCCGTACCCTCATGGGAGTGATCTGTCCTCTTGAACCACACCAAAAAACCGTTGGGGTTTATTAAAGCCTCTGCCTTGTTTACAACCTCCTCCTTTAGCTCATCCATTTGGAAGTGGTTTGCCACGAGAGGAAAACACGGGAAAAACCAGACTTTGAGAAGAAGCACTAAAGTAAGTGGAGGGATGTTTGATCAAAGTCTGTAggaattagtaaaaaaaaaaacaagacggaGAAAAGAAACATCAGGTTTTAACTTGTGCAACAATGGGGGCTTCTGTAGGAAGTCTCTTATCACAGATCCTAAAAGATGATAACCTTGAGGTGTTGTTTGTGCTGCTCCATTTGACTTCGAAGCAGGACTTAATCTCAAAGAGACATCTCCTGGCATTTCAGGAAAGAATATGTGACACCGTGTCTGAAAACGTGTCCAAAGTATCAGCTGGTAAGGATGAAAACACTGTACAGTATGACTCAGCACTGTGAGTTCATCATGAGAATGACACATTCAGACAAAAACAGACAAGTTGTCTGTGACTTATCCGAAACATCCGTTACCGTGTGTGCTGAGACTCAGTTCTTTCATTAAGTATATATACCTGCATTATATAGGGAGCATACAAACTCCTGATGAAGCTACTTTTTGACAGAAGTTtgacagaaaagtctctttaaaaCAGCCCGCACCTGGCGAGCTGCGACAGGTATCAAAGTATTTCCAGACTGCAGCTCTGGATTTCAGCTATATTTGCATGAGCAATGATCTCACTGACAAAACTAGGAACAATCAAATGTCTCAAACATTTTCTCACAGTCCACAGACTCCTCACAGACCACAAAAATAACCCTGCATGTTCTATCAGCTCACAGGTGGTGCTTCCTTTGACGGAGCAGACACAAGAGGCCTGTTCCTGCAGGGGGAGTCAACTGGTTGGGCCATTTCCAGGTTTTCTTTAAATGCTCTGCCAAAGAGAACCTCTTGGTGGTTAAAAGGTCATTATAATTCATAATTAGGAAACTGGCATTGTGTTTATATTTTGGCATTTTTTAAAGTGAATGAAAACTTGTTTACCAGTTAAATTGGCACTATTAAAAAAGAAGTCAAGAGTTCACTAAAGCAGTTAGAGCATCCATCTTCTTGACTCAGCAGATAAGGTTTCCCCGACATTTATGCAATCAAGACTTTTACTGCAACTTCTACAATTTTAAACTAAACATCTAACATTTTATGTTTGGGTGTCTgaaggcataaaaaaaaaaactgatgagTAATTATACAGCTGAAAAAAATGGCTTTTGACTTGGTGGTTATATGACTGTGGTGTTTTCACCGAAACGTGACATTTATTTAAGAAGTCAGGAAATTGTGAcaacttttaaaaaacaaaaatagtatAATATTTCTCCTTTAAAATGCCTAATATTTAAGGAGATATGCCCAGGAAAAAGACAGCAAATAATTTTGCAGCTGCCATTAATGCAGAACTGGACAGCAATTCAAATGAGCTCTGAACAATATTCTGATTGAGGATTTAATTGCACTACACTAACACCAATCTGTGAACAATAAACACAGTTGTTATTAGCTGGAGAAAAGTGAAACTATGTCACTATGCTGTATGAGAAGCACAAAACTCCATCAGTCTTTCTAAAATAATTAGTTTTAACCTAAAATGTTGATTGGCCATTTGTGTATCAAGCTGACAGGAATGCAGATAAATGATGAGACAGAAAGAGACTTCAGATGCATTTGAAATACAGTACTTATATTCAGTTTTTTCCTAATTCATTTGGCTCGAAGGAAAATTATCAGAAATAAAACCATGGAGAAGGAAAGTTCGGACAGCCCTGTTATTCTATGTTATATCACACATATGTTCTGTTGCACCAGATTAACAGAGCAGAGTAGGACTGAAGCGCTGCAGTCGCTGCACCCTGCGCAAAAACGCAGGCTTAGCCAACCCGAGGTCGTCCGGTCAGCACCTACCGTAGTTCATGTATTCAAGTGTGTGTGGGCAGGACAGTAGTCACGTTTCCATCACACTTTTTccacaaaaagaaaatctcTGAAGAAAAACTCTGAATTTGTGATAAAGTTCAAACACATAACGTCATACAAATGGACACTTAAATCTGTGTATGGAATTTTGTGGGTTTCGCCTCAAAATGGCCTTGGGGAGGATGGTTTGTTTCAGTCTATAATTTTtttgattctttttctttttctcaattTCCTCCTAAGAGGGTAACAGACATTCTGATCCAGAGAAAAGCTTATATAACCTGAAGCCCCCAAAGGAGAGGAATGTCTCTCCTGACTGTTTCGTCAGTTTATACTGGAAGGAGAAGAGGACCATATGCTCCATGTTCTTTGCCTACTCTGGAGTTACAGGAATACGAGTTGCATCATTGCAGCAATCTTGCGAACCCCTTTTGCCGGCCCCCCTTCCTCCAACAGTAATAAATTGAGATGGATAGTGGCCATTAAGCCCAGCTCCCAGAGGGAGAACATTAAGTCTCTTCGCAGTAAAATTGTTGAACAAAGTGCACATGAAAaggtacatgttttttttttccccttccatttccattttcccCCACTCCACAGTATTACATTACCAAATTCAGATGACAGATTTAACACCaaatttgtattttaattaGAGCCTGTGCAGTATTTTCTATGATTAAAGTTCATATTTGCTGCATTTTTATACCTCAGTGCCATTTGGGATCATTTTACTTAAGTAAATCCTCTTAATACTTTGTCTACTTCACAGTATATGTTTTTTCAGGTGATTTGAAAAAGTAACAGTTTTTGCAGGCTCATCTACTCAGACCAGTGCACTCTTAAAGGGTCCTTATCAACAACTCACATCTTATACACTACATATGCAAACTTCAGCAAAATTAAAAACCAGACTTGCTGATCGACATGTTTTGAAACTCTGCAATGGTCATAATTACTCAGATCTTTCCATCTAATGTGCAATGTCTGGTAGAAATTGGAGAATGAATGCTAATTTTAATTTAGTCAGCAAGAAATGGAGTGAGTCAACGAACAGGACACTGTAAAtatagaaaatgtttttttttccccaagagTTCCTAattaatccatccattttctatacccgctttatcctttgcagggtcacgggggtctgctggagcctatcccagctcatcacaggcgagaggcaggggttacaccctggacaagtcaccagtccatcacagagtTACATAGTTacagacaaccatgcacactcacacctacgcaATTTCAAAActtcaattaacctactataaTTAATCTATAGACAAGTTTTACGCGCCAAGACCTGGCCGCCGCCATTACCCTACACAAATGCATTTCATTTCTACCGGAAGTGATTTGCGCAGCGTCTACCGGTGTAAACACAGCGGCCTGGATGCTAGGCTAAAGCAAAGACTCGCTGCTCGTGAGCTTTTAATGTCGACAACTATGTCATTGCAATGGGAACACGGTTCTACTACTTTGACTGGAGATGGCGTTATTCTCCCCACCCAAATCAGTGCGAAACTGGGAGGATAACATTAACACACTAACATTAACACacgcaggcacacacacactctattAATGATGTAGCTATGGTGGGCACACAATCATCACAACAGCCTGCTACAttgcattgtattgtatttatgatgtacacgcacacacacacacaattaatgTAGCTATGGTGGGCATTGTTTGTCCCATCTCCAAAACCATCAATTGCCTTAGCAAAATACCAGTAGCAATGTTAGTGTATGAAAACTTCTTCATAATTAACAGTATTGTCAGCTTCATAGCTAAAGTTGCTGAACTTACCCTCATATTCAAGTGTTTGTTTCTCTGGGGGAGGCAGCGGTCCACCGGGTGAGTTTACGCCTCTTTGGCTGAGGAGAGCGATTGTAACCCAACCACAACTCAGGGAAAGGATTATcctttgttggttttttgtcGACAAAGTGATGCGAACAGACAAAAATGTTtcagggtgtttttttttagattcaatGCCTTCAGCCAGGATTCCGAGTCGGTATCAGGCTGgcgaaaaaaaagtaaacaacggAGCGCATGGACGTTGCCTCTTCGTAGCTGGTTTGTGGTCGTAGCACTCTCTAtctcagtgtctcccaacctggggtccgggccccccctggggggggcgccagagatctctgggggggagcgaaactttgtctgctttgaaattatgcagttgtaaaaattatatttgcgaacgagtcattcataagacattgttaggaataattccttatcattattatatcattactcaacattaaatctactctgacaggttgttaaaggaaaaatgttaaaaaatgttggtctcatattaaaagagacatttttcagatatatttttatgtccttttgtgcgtattttatacattggtgacattggagaaaaacaaagtcatatgtatacagagtaaaccaaagagaaatgtataaaaaaaacataatgttcattttttcaataaagactattttggtgctagtacgtacgggtcgggggggcctggctggtcttagacacaagtagggggggctccaaggaaaataggttgggaaccactgctctatcTAACCACACGTTCAGGTGCTTTCTCGAGTTCTTACAACCAACCACCGCACACGTCGTTCCCGAACcacttttcttctttgaaaTATCCATGTAGTTGCCATATCCTCTTTGTCAGTGCTATGTCGGCACAACGCCAGTGCTAGCTAGCAATACAGAACTAGTCCGCCAGAACGGAAGTGGATTGCATCGACGGGAGGACTTCAGGAAGTAGAGCGGAAACGGCTCAAAAACTTGTCTATATTATAATACTTGCTACCTTCCAAGTTATCAAATCATGCAAGAACAAATAactttacttaagtagaacACAGACGATCATGGCCCATTATTCACATTATACATTTATAACGTAGAAGCCACATGCAGGACTTCAAAGTTAAGGTTCAGATAAGTCTTTGTTCCCTGCGCCATAAACCCTCCCTGGGACAACGCTCCATATTTACCTCCCcactgctccaaccacaatgAGTTTAGCTAATGTCACTTCTACTTCAGCCAACAGCTGCGTTAATCTTAATTCAATGCAAATATGATCTGCATTAAATgacatttcattttaaatggCATTAATCTTAAGAACTACTATTGATCATGGTAAAGTACTATTGGTCCCTTTCCTCCCTTTGTgcatcctttaaaaaaaaaaaactattgtgTGTTTGTGATTACTGATATGTCGTCTTACGAAAACCACATGTGTTGTGTTAACAGAAAGTCTCATTTTAACTGTTAAATGCTTCAGTGAGTTCTAGTTTTGACTTTCACCAAATGCCGATGTGCAGCTGATTCCGTTTAACATCAAATACTTCTTAACCCAGTATTTTTAATCTCCTTAGTTACTTGTTAGCATACTAAAAATGTGACCCTTCTGGAAAAGAGAAATATCtttttttaggaaaaaaaaaaaaaaagaaaggctacTTACTGCATTAGTCAAggttaaagaataaaaatagtttaaacATAGAATACTGCTGCACTTCCATAATAAGATGGTATTACCCATTTGCTTGGCCTTAAATGTTTACAAAGTAGATATATAGCATATAcaaaatatagaataaaaaaactCAAGACAATTAAGTGTATTATTTCGTACGcgcatttattttatataaaacaaaacaagggtTGTAATATTAACAGTTATACACACAGAGAGCCGTCACTGGAAAACTACTGTATCCAACATGGCGGCCAGGCACTGGACAATGTTGGACGTCATTAAAACATCTACGTGCTCCTCCAAGTGTCTCTTAGGATCCTGCAAGAAGGACAGAAAATATCCACCATAAGATctaatttcaatgtttttagaAAATGCTAATTCTAATTAGTCTTTGTTCTCAGTTGAATAATTAGAAAGCAACAGTAACAAAGTAACCCGTCTTTCTCTCGCTCAGACTGGATTGAATCtttataaatgtgttatttttagCTGGAATGGTTTTCAGTACCTGTTTTCCAACATTCTTGATTGCCAGCTGCTCTGGGGTCATTTTGTCCTCCTCTTCAACAGCCTGAGGGGGAAGCAATGCACAGTCACTAATCACCATCCGTCTCCGGTAAACATGCATCACTTGTTGCAGGTTACATTTCTGAGGACATACTGCAAAGCTCTCTTATCTGATTTTCCAAATACAGGGGCTTCTGTTTAAATTTATTAGGGTACAAGGCCTTTATTAGAAGCATCCCTTCATTTCTAATTATCACTGTTATAAGTATAATGCTGTATTATTTAACAATGTTGTATTTTGATTACTCAAAACACTATCTATGTGCACATGAGCATTACATTTACGTATGTTTGCATGGGACAATTCCCTTCATTCATTCCCCATGATGACAGGTCAACTGAACTGCATTTCTGATTTTTGTTTCCTCTCCAGCATATCAGAAAGTGTTAACCTTTGTGGTGGATTTTGGCATTACTGCACTGGGAGCCAAGATGGACACATTAAATAGTTAACAGACTAACACACTGCTGGCTAGATGGTTAGACTGATCActacatttagagaaaattcaAGTGAAAACTATTTGGATGAATTAAGCTGAGCAGCAAAAGGAGTCTTTCACAAAGCTGATTCCTAATCAGCAAGTGCCAGACAATTACCAGCAaagaaatatgtttctctacATTGAACACTAGGGGGCATAGTCTGCACAGTGTATTAAATCAAAAtcttctgaatttaaatcagaTAAAATCCATCTTATTCTTTAGAGCTTTTAAATGACTAAGATGTCTATACATTACCACATGCAACATTGAAACAGGTAGCCAGAAAAATGGTAAAATCATACGACTTTAGAAATATACATTTTGAATCTCTGGCATTAACATAGTACTGAAAAGTTTAAATAAAAGGTTACAAAGACTGACAGTATTTCAAATGAGCATTACTTTTACTAATTTCAACTGGGCATGCATGTTTGGTGAGATATAAGGGTCAATTTAATCtttcatttacagaacaaaatggctttttttaaagtgcaaaactatGTCTTAAAGTTGTACCTTGTTATAGTTCTTAGCCAGCTCCAGCATTTCTTTGACGATGGTCTCGTTGAGTTTGCAGTGCTCGCTGTAGTCCTGCAGGGTCAGACCCTCCATCCAGCTCTTCTTATGCAGGTTCAGCAGcatctaaataataaaaaggacaCCATCATAATGTTCTACTGAAGATAATCTATTAAAAATGTATACTTTTTAAAAAGGTGTAGGATTCAAACCTTTTGCTCAAGTTCATTTTTCCTGTAATTGATGGTGATGGAATAGTAGTGTCTGTTAAGTCCATGAATCAGAGCctaaaacacaagaaaaccaACCGgtcactacattaagcagtaacacaaacacacatttttggTGGTGATCTGAGAAGGTCAGTAAAGAGGGAGGAACTACTCCAAATATTAGAAATTATATTTTGTTACTTTCCTttgaaagggttttttttttatctttgacAAAAAAAGTTTTAAGTGGTTTGAAATGTAGTCTAGTTTCTGTTTTAAAATACACATTCAGTTGTTTTTTATGTCTCCCCACTAACCAGGCAACTGTGTTATATCTTAAATCTCCTTAATAAAGACAATGAATTCCCCCATATTagaattaatcttttttttttttttttttaagtgtaacacTTTATATTTTCTGCTAAATTcacactttattttttattttctgtggaAAATGCACTTTTCACCtaagaaaaacatttctgaGCAATGTAATGCCAGGCAGCAACTATCCTGTATCCTGACTGCGAATtgtgtggtgtttttttttttttccattttacaaAAGCTCTATACAAGAGAACACTATTGAAAAAACATAACAGAACAACTGCTGAAGCACCAAAGGAGTGGAGCTGGGGATGCAGGAGATGGGACGTGCAACTAGGGAGcagtgaaaaaggaaaaaagacacGTCGATCTGTGGTGTTCAGCAGGTTCATTCTTCAAAAAATCTAGACGTCAACACACCCATAAGCAAGATATGGAGCTTTGGATAAAATGTCTACAACATTAATGGAATATGTgatatcaacttttttttttcctatttggcATCTAATGTGAAGTTTCCCTGCATACTAACAGCTAAAACATGTTACTGCACTTAAATCCTTATATTTTAAAGGTTTGAACAGCTACCAGTTAATCCTGAATAGGTTTGTTTAAATCTTTGGCTGTATATGGTTAAGAAATAGTGGTACTACTACTTCTTTACCGCTCTAAGGAAAACACCTACTGAACGAAGATGTGTAACTAACCTGGATTGAGGGCTTGTTCAGATGACCCAGGTTGGACGTCGTTTGCCTGGGTTCATGACCCAGCACCATCATGTTGGCATTGATCAATCTGAAGGCATCAATAACAACCTGAAGAAAACAgtagcaggagaaaaaaaaaggttacgtCAAACTGTGTTTCATTCTAAACTGCAGTATACATATAATTAGTATTCCTGATATTCCAGGGCCGTGTGCAAAATCCTGTCACATGTACCTTTCCTTTAACACTCTGAATGGGATCAACTACCACTGCAACAGCTCGCTCTGACAAGGCCTCGAAGCTCTGCTGTGTGTTGATGTCCACACCCGACAACCAGCAGCCAAAACCGGGGTGACTGTGGTACCACCCCACAACCATCTCCGGTCTGATGAATAATAGATATGGACAGTAGCAAGTATGAGTGGAATTAAAAGATAGAAACCATttagtagtgttgtttttgaaaaagggtaatttttttttgaagaaaaagaaagaaaaaaaaaaaaagcatggctTCCTGCAAATATGCCTGAGCCGGGAGCTTATGCTTTGGCTACTTTAGTAGTTAAGAGGGTCAAAGTGACATTTTAGAAATTAGGCTTCAAAGGCTAAGAGGTCTAACACCAAGCATCTCTCTTTCAAAAACACATCTCAGCCAATATTCAAGACTCTTACCTGCCAGTCTGCTTCAGCATGTCCAACATTTTGGCCTGGAAGACTGGATCCACAGCTTCAACACTCACTCCCTGTGAAGCCCCAAATCACCATTTAATGAAGACAACTAAACCTCAGTGTAACTTTTTATCTTAATGCTCACACTATAAGCTTCTAATCCAAACATATATTAATGTAGGTACAGCAATACTGCCCCAACTTTAGTTCAGgagaaataataacaataacgcAACAGTGCatgttttgatattgtgcagaatACATACTGTTCCTGATTGAGGCATGGCGAACACGTCAATCACTCTCACTGTGTAGTCATCCA
This genomic interval from Cololabis saira isolate AMF1-May2022 chromosome 2, fColSai1.1, whole genome shotgun sequence contains the following:
- the psmd14 gene encoding 26S proteasome non-ATPase regulatory subunit 14, translating into MDRLLRLGGGMPGLGQGPPTDAPAVDTAEQVYISSLALLKMLKHGRAGVPMEVMGLMLGEFVDDYTVRVIDVFAMPQSGTGVSVEAVDPVFQAKMLDMLKQTGRPEMVVGWYHSHPGFGCWLSGVDINTQQSFEALSERAVAVVVDPIQSVKGKVVIDAFRLINANMMVLGHEPRQTTSNLGHLNKPSIQALIHGLNRHYYSITINYRKNELEQKMLLNLHKKSWMEGLTLQDYSEHCKLNETIVKEMLELAKNYNKAVEEEDKMTPEQLAIKNVGKQDPKRHLEEHVDVLMTSNIVQCLAAMLDTVVFQ